The following coding sequences lie in one Actinomycetota bacterium genomic window:
- a CDS encoding FliA/WhiG family RNA polymerase sigma factor produces the protein MSTGPTPNSAEPANGEHASRFEAGIAALWDEYKGSGSVDARNRLILHYAPLVKYVAGRVSAGLPHSIEQADLVSYGMFGLIDAIDKFDLGRGFKFETYAIARIRGSIIDELRSIDWVPRSMRAKSRSVEKAYARLEAELGRTPTDSEVAEELGMTDAELQDLFGQISFFGIVALEETVSAGPDRGETVTLGDTIADRDIGPVGAFEIQETKEMLRSAIGRLPEREQFVLAQYYYESRTLGQIGEMLHITESRVCQIHTKAVLQLRAKLAEPQRESA, from the coding sequence ATGAGCACCGGGCCCACCCCCAACAGCGCCGAACCGGCCAACGGAGAGCACGCTTCCCGGTTCGAGGCGGGGATCGCCGCCCTGTGGGACGAGTACAAGGGTTCGGGCTCGGTGGATGCCCGCAACCGGCTCATCCTCCACTACGCCCCGCTCGTCAAGTACGTGGCCGGCCGGGTCTCGGCCGGCCTGCCCCACAGCATCGAGCAGGCCGACCTCGTGAGCTACGGGATGTTCGGGCTGATCGACGCCATCGACAAGTTCGACCTCGGACGGGGCTTCAAGTTCGAGACCTACGCCATCGCCCGCATCCGAGGTTCCATCATCGACGAGCTGCGTTCGATCGACTGGGTGCCGCGCTCGATGCGGGCCAAGTCCCGCTCGGTGGAAAAGGCCTACGCCCGGCTGGAGGCCGAGCTGGGGCGCACTCCGACCGACTCGGAGGTGGCCGAGGAACTGGGCATGACCGACGCCGAGCTCCAGGACCTGTTCGGGCAGATCTCGTTCTTCGGCATCGTGGCCCTCGAGGAGACGGTTTCGGCTGGTCCCGACCGGGGCGAGACGGTCACCCTGGGCGACACCATCGCCGACCGGGACATCGGGCCGGTGGGCGCCTTCGAGATCCAGGAGACCAAGGAGATGCTGAGGTCGGCTATCGGCCGCCTGCCCGAGCGGGAGCAGTTCGTCCTGGCCCAGTACTACTACGAGAGCCGGACGCTGGGCCAGATCGGCGAGATGCTGCACATCACCGAGAGCCGGGTCTGCCAGATCCACACCAAGGCCGTCCTCCAGCTAAGGGCGAAATTGGCTGAACCGCAGCGAGAATCCGCATAA